The nucleotide window TTAAAAAGGGCCTCCCTTTTCCCCTTAAAACTCCTGGATCGAGGCAGCGTCCAGATAATCAAAGGCAGATCCCATGCCTCAGAGGCGTTGAGGGCCAGGCGAGTGGCCGAACGTCAAAGAGAAGGGGCCATCAAGGTATTGGAGAGATACGACTGTCCCTATGATATAGAGGTGGAATATGGGCCTGCCGTATCCCCTGGGTCCGGGATTGATCTCTGGGCCCTGTCAGAGGGCATTGTCCTCGGCTCCAATGCCCTGGGCGCCCGGGGCAAGAGGGCGCAAGAGGTAGGGGCAGAGGCCGCTTCTGCCCTCCTCAGGCAGATAAGCTCCGGGGCCGCCCTCGACGAATGGATGGGAGATCAGATCCTCCCCTTTCTCACAGTGGTGAAAGGTGAATCAATCATATCGGTCCCCCGCATCACCGATCACCTCCGAACCAACCTCTGGGTCATCGGCCAGTTCATGCCGATAGCATCTCGCATAAGAGAAGAAAAGGATAGAGCCGTCATCTCCGTCACCCCTTCATCCTGATCCTGGCATCGGAGATGGCACACCCTTTTGCGTTGACGAAGACCGGGTTGAGATCCATCTCCCTGATATCTGGGGAATTGTTCACGAGCGATGAAACCCGCAGCAGGAGCGCTCCTATCGCCTCCAGGTTGACCTCCCCTCCCCTGGCACCGCTCAATATGGGGAAACCCCTGAGTTCCCTGATCATTTCTTGGGCGTCCTTCCCTTCAATGGGGATGACCCGGAAAGATACATCCTGCAACACCTCTACAAAGATCCCCCCCAGACCAAACATGATGACCGGCCCAAACTGGGTGTCATGGGTGGCGCCAATGATTACCTCCCTCCCTCTGCCCATCTCCTGAACCACTACCTCTTCTATCCTGGCTTCAGGCCGAAGGGAAATCACCTCGGTCCATAACCTCTCAAAGCCCTCCTTCACCTCTGCCTCGTCCCTCAGGTCTACTAATACCCCCTTGACCTCTGTCTTGTGCAAGATATCGGGGGAGGATATCTTCAGG belongs to Deltaproteobacteria bacterium and includes:
- the rtcA gene encoding RNA 3'-phosphate cyclase, with product GRTNPGLRAQHLAGVQALADICHAAVKVLQLGSQKIIFKPREVTGGELLIDIGTAGAIGLILQTLMLPAIKAPSPLRLRIIGGTDVPWAPTAGYLMEVALPLLGKMAYQGKMVVTKRGYFPRGGGEVLAELKRASLFPLKLLDRGSVQIIKGRSHASEALRARRVAERQREGAIKVLERYDCPYDIEVEYGPAVSPGSGIDLWALSEGIVLGSNALGARGKRAQEVGAEAASALLRQISSGAALDEWMGDQILPFLTVVKGESIISVPRITDHLRTNLWVIGQFMPIASRIREEKDRAVISVTPSS
- a CDS encoding acetate--CoA ligase family protein, which encodes MAGIDEILIGMDALEFLQHRGFPALRSEAARQPQEAIDAAQEIGFPVALKISSPDILHKTEVKGVLVDLRDEAEVKEGFERLWTEVISLRPEARIEEVVVQEMGRGREVIIGATHDTQFGPVIMFGLGGIFVEVLQDVSFRVIPIEGKDAQEMIRELRGFPILSGARGGEVNLEAIGALLLRVSSLVNNSPDIREMDLNPVFVNAKGCAISDARIRMKG